Proteins encoded within one genomic window of Manis pentadactyla isolate mManPen7 chromosome 4, mManPen7.hap1, whole genome shotgun sequence:
- the SMIM36 gene encoding small integral membrane protein 36: MEFYLEIDPVTLNLIILVVSYVILLLVFLVSCVLYDCRGKDPSKECAPEATLDAQPSIHLVVMQPSAPGGTWERGPGLHLGEPAPLGKKSTMV, translated from the coding sequence ATGGAGTTTTACTTGGAGATTGACCCTGTCACCTTGAACCTGATCATCCTGGTCGTGAGCTACGTCATTTTGCTCTTGGTTTTCCTCGTCTCCTGTGTGCTGTATGACTGCCGAGGCAAGGACCCCAGTAAGGAGTGTGCTCCTGAGGCCACCCTCGATGCCCAGCCCTCCATCCACTTGGTGGTGATGCAGCCAAGTGCTCCAGGGGGCACCTGGGAAAGGGGGCCTGGCCTTCATTTGGGGGAGCCTGCTCCACTAGGGAAGAAAAGCACGATGGTGTGA